The Coraliomargarita sinensis genomic sequence GGTCACCACCGACGAGGATGTCGCCCTTGGCATCACCCTGACGGCCAGCGATGTGGACGGCGATCCGTTGACCTACAGCGTGGTGGCTGCCCCGACAAATGGTGTCTTGAGTGGCACGGCGCCGAGTTTGACCTATACGCCGAACACAGGCTACAACGGCACGGACAGCTTCACCTTCAAGGCCAACGACGGCACGGTGGACTCGAATACCGCGACGGTCAGTATAACTGTCAACTCGGTCAACGATGCGCCGGTGTTCACGGCTGATCCGATCGCCGGTGCCGACGCCACCAAAGACGTCGCTTATAGCGGGACACTCGATGGCAGCGCGACCGACGACGACGGTGATCCGCTGACCTACGCGAAGGTGAGTGGTCCGGCCTGGCTGAGTGTGGCCAGTGATGGCACTCTCTCGGGAACACCCACAAGTTCGGACGTGGGCACGAATGCCTTCATCGTTAGTGTGACGGATAACGTCGTCGCCTCGCCTATCGAAGCAACATTGAACATTACAGTAAACGATTCCCAAGCGACCATTTTCGGTTTTGAGGCAGAAAGTGGATTACTTGGAAGCTATTTTGATCCGGCAGTAACCGTTGCTCCCGACTCAGGCCCCTTGGGAGACAGTTACATCACAACCAACACGGATAACTCGAGCACCACCACCCAGCCCATTGTAGAGGCCGCTACGGTAAGCTACACGGTGAATCTGCCGGCAGGTGATTATGACCTCTATGCACGGATCCAAAAACCAAGCAGCGGTGGTGACGACAGCATGTACACAGCGGTTGCTTTTGGTGATGCGGATCCTGCCGTGGATGCCGATTGGTTGTTGACCAATGGCCATACTGCATTCGCGCCAGGCATGACAGCGGGAGATTGGGGATGGACGATCGTATTGGATACACTCACAAGCCCCGGGGGAACGGTGACCTGGGAAATCGGAGCCCGCGAAGATGGTTTCAATATCGACTCCTTCGCTTTCGTTGCTGCCGGGCAGGACGTTGGACTTACTGCTTCGGGGCAGTCCACCATTTTGGATGATGCCGTCACGGGCGGAAGCCCACCCGTTGTCAATAACGCGCCGACATGGGCGGTGGATCCGGTCAATGAAGTGGATGCTACCGAGGATGCCGCCTATTCCGCAACGCTGGCAGACGATGCCTCCGATGGTGATAGCGACCCGCTGACCTTCGCCAAGGTGAGTGGTCCGGCCTGGCTGAGTGTGGCCGCCAATGGCGACCTCTCGGGCACGCCGACCAACGCGGATGTGGGAGCAAACAGCTTCACAGTGAGTGTGACCGACAACATCATCGCGACTCCGGTAGAGGCGACCCTGAATATCACGGTGCTCAATACCAATGACGCACCTGTGGCAAATGACGACTCGGCGACAACGGATGAAGACAGCTCGGTCGGGATTACGCTGACTGCGTCCGATGCCGATGTGGGTGACACGCTGACTTACACTGTGGTGTCCGGCCCGGCGAATGGTTCTCTGAGCGGTACAGCTCCGAACCTGACCTACACACCGAATGGTGATTACAACGGTTCGGACAGCTTTACCTTCAAGGCCAACGATGGTACGGTCGACTCGAACACCGCAACGGTATCCATCACTGTCAATGCGACCAACGATGCACCGGTAGCCAATGATGATTCGGCGGTCACCAACGAAGATGCCAGTGTCGCGATCACACTGACGGGCTCCGATATCGATACCGGTGATACGCTGACTTACGCAGTCGTGGCGGGGCCGACCAACGGTACGCTCAGCGGCACAGCTCCGAATCTGACCTACACTCCGAATGGAGACTACAACGGTTCCGATAGCTTCACCTTCAAGGCGAACGACGGTACGGTGGACTCAAATATCGCGACGTTGAGCATAACGGTGAACGCCGTGAACGATGCCCCGATTGCGAATAACGACTCGGCGGTGACCAATGAAGATACGGGTGTTGCGATTACATTGACTGGTTCGGATATCGACAGCGGTTCACTAAGCTATGCCGTCGTAACAGGCCCAAGCAATGGTACTTTGAGCGGCACAGCTCCGAACCTGACCTACACGCCGAATGGTGATTACAACGGCTCGGACAGCTTCACCTTCAAGGCCAACGACGGTGCGCTCGATTCGAATACGGCAACTGTCAGTATCACAGTGAATGCTGTGAACGATGCTCCGGTTGTTAATGATAACTCCGCGACAACGGACGAGGATTCGGCCGTGGCGGTTACGCTGACCGCATCCGATGTGGATACAGGTGACACGCTGACTTACGCCGTTGTAACTGGTCCGACCAACGGCACCTTGAGCGGCACGGCTCCGAACCTGACCTATACACCTAATGGTGATTACAACGGTTCGGACAGCTTCACCTTCCAGGCCAACGATGGTACGGCAGATTCGAACACGGCAACCATCAGCGTTACCGTGAACGCGGTGAATGATGCACCGGTTGCCAATGACGATTCAGCCACGACCAATGAGGATGTCGCCGTGGCGATCACCTTGACCGCCTCCGATGTGGATACCGGTGATACGCTGACTTATGCAGTGGTTGCTGGTCCGACGAATGGTACCTTGAGTGGCACAGCTCCAAATCTGACCTTTACGCCGAACACGAATTACAATGGTTCCGACAGTTTTACCTTCCAGGCGAACGACGGAACGGTGGACTCGAACATCGCGACGGTCAGCATCACGGTGAACGGTGTGAACAACGCACCGGTGGCCAACGATGATGCGGTTGCAACCAATGAGGATACCAGTGTTGCGGTCACGCTGACCGCAACGGACGTCGATACGGGTGATACCTTGACCTACGCGGTGGTTGCCGCGCCGACCAACGGTATCCTGACCGGTACGGCTCCGAATCTGACCTACATCCCGAACAGTGATTATGACGGTTCGGATAGCTTCACCTTCAAGGCAAACGATGGCACGGTGGACTCAAACACCGCGGCGGTCTCGCTTACGGTGAACGCGGTGAACGACGCTCCGGTTGCGGATGACCAGCAGGTAGCAACTACGGAGGACACTGCAGTGGCCGTCACTTTGACGGCGAGCGATGTGGAAGGCGACGTCCTGACTTACACCGTTGTGACGGCCCCGACCAACGGCACGCTCAGTGGGACGGCTCCGGACCTGACCTACACACCGACCGCAGGTTACACCGGCAGTGACAGCTTCACCTTCAAGGCCAACGACGGCACGGTGGACTCAAACACGGCAACCGTAAGTATCACGGTGAATGCTACAGGTGTCGCGATCATCCATGAGTCATTCGGCTACGATCCGGCTGTCGGAAACGATCTGTCCGGTGAAGGCCCGGCGACCGGCACCTCCGGAACGTGGGGCGGCGATAGCCGTTTCGATCTCGTTACCGGAAGCCTCTCCTACGGCAACCTCGCAACTTCCGGAAATTCGACGCAATACATCGGATCCGGCGGTGGCGGCGGTAATATCGGCACTGCCATCAGCGGCGATCTTGCAAACGCGGGTCTTCTGAACGACTCGGCCGAGCTCTGGTTCAGTGTAGTCGTCAACTTCGTTGACAACGGCAATGATGAAGCTGCTCTAACGCTTGGCACGGATCAGCCATTCACCACCGATATCAATAATAGTGGTTCAGGCATCGGGTTTTACGCCGACAGTGGCGGTTATGTGCGTGCCGCAATCTACAGTGGCGGCACCCAACCGGGAACCCATGATGCGACGGCTAACTTCAATGGAACGACCCAACTCATCATTGGCAAAGTGACCTGGGGTGCCGATGCCACTACGGCGGATACCGTGACCCTCTACAATCCAGGCACGGATCTCGACCTCACCGGCCATGCTTTCTCCACTGTGTCGGCTGTTATCGACCAATCCGCACTGGACACAATCGGTATATGGATCAGAAACAATGATCTAGCCGGAGATACATTTGACGAAATCCGCTTCGGTGCCACCTATGCCGATGTGGTGCCAACCGGTTCCGGCACGGGTAACACGGCTCCGGTCGCTGACGACCAGTTGGTCACGACGGACGAGGATACCGCAGTGGCCGTCACCCTGACGGGCAGCGATGCCGACGGCGATGCGCTGACCTACTCAGTGGTCACTGCGCCGTCCAACGGTGCGCTCAGCGGTACGGCCCCGGATCTGACCTACACGCCAAACGCAGGCTATAACGGCTCGGACAGCTTCACCTTTGTGGCCAACGACGGCACGGTGGACTCGAATACCGCGACAGTCAGTATCACAGTCAATGCGGTCAATGACGCGCCGGTCGCGGACGACCAGTCGGTCAGCACCAACGAGGATAGCTCGGTGGCCGTCACCCTGACTGCCAGTGATGGGGAAGGTGACCTGCTGACCTACACGGTCGTGACAGTACCAACCAACGGCACCCTGAGCGGCACGGCTCCGGACCTGACCTATACACCGGACGCGAACTACAGTGGCAGCGATAGCTTCACCTTCAAGGCCAACGACGGTTCCGTGGACTCGAACACGGCAACGGTGAGCCTCATGGTCAACGCGGTCAACGACGCACCGGTCGCGGACGACCAGTCGCTCGCGACGGATGAGGACACGGATCTAGCCGTGACCTTGACGGCTAGTGATACGGATGGTGACACGCTCACCTACACGGTGGTTACGGCGCCGAGCAACGGTGTCCTCAGCGGTACGGCTCCGAATCTAACCTACTCGCCAAACAGCAACTACAACGGCAGCGATAGCTTCACCTTCAAGGCGAACGATGGCGCGGTGGATTCCAATACTGCGACGGTCAGCATCACGGTCGTTGCGGTCAATGACGCACCGAGCTTTAGCAGCGACCCCCTCAGCAGGTCGGATGCGACCCAAGGCGAGGCTTACAGCGACACGATTGGCGGCAGTGCCGGCGACGTGGAAGGAGATAGCCTAGCCTACGCGAAGGTGAGCGGTCCTGCTTGGCTGACTGTCGCCGCAGATGGCTTGCTCTCGGGAACACCGAGCAGCACCGATGTGGGTCCGAACAGCTTTACGGTCAGCGTGAGTGATGGAGTTGCTCCAGCAGTCACGGCGACCCTCAATATTGATGTGCTTAGCTTAGTCATTGAGGACTATGCCTATGCGGAGGTGCTTGTTGCCAGTAACAGTGTGAGCGGTGGGATCACAGACACCTTTACTTCGGATAATATCTACGAGTCGATTACTGAAACGGAGATTAACGGCAAACCAACCGACCGCTACAGTTATCTGGAGCACAAGTGGGAGTTCGACGTCGCAGGGGGTAACTCGGTCAGCTTCCACGTTGAGGCGCACCACAGTGCAAACGGTGAGGGCGACAACTTTGTCTTCGCTTACTCGACCACGGGCGAGAACGGTGTCTACAGCGATATGCTGACTGTGATCAAGACCTCGGATGATAATACCGAACAGACCTTCACACTCCCGGTAGGTACAAGCGGTGTTGTCCACGTTCGCGTGCGCGATGCCGATCAAAGTGCAGGCAACCGGACCTTCGATACCCTTAATATCGATCAGATGTATATCCTATCGCAGCCTTGAGTTAATCAAAGCAGCATTGCCGAACCAGTCTGCCCAATTAAATCCGTTGGGCAGACTGTAGATGAAATCATCTCTGGCCTTGTCCTCACTAGACGAGGCTCTGTGGCGGTGCCCTCCGAAGTCAATCTGTCCCAGATGACCATGATCGCCCCGCCTGGGTCGGCGACTCCATTTCCGACGAAATACGCCACCTAAGTGATGAGGCGGAGATTGTTCTTACCATCATCAGCCCATTACCCGAGTCGGAGGAGTGATCCAGTTGTTCTCTGTCGAATTTCCCTGCGCATCGCTTCCATGTCACGTAGCCGAATGGTTTCCGTTCAGAACGACTGGTCATTTATGGGCACAATGGGACAAAAGCTAAAGAGCTTCGGCTAAATTGGTTGTTAGTTTGCGCCTTCAGCGCCTCTTTGCGGCAATAATATTTAAGCAGGGAGATCAGAGGGGAGGGAAGCGTTTATCTCTAGGTCTTCCATTCTCCAGCGCAGCAAGAGGTTGTATTCTTTAAGTTCAAGCATTCCAAGCTCCGGCATGGACAAGTGGAGCCTGATCCTTAATTTAACTGTATGGATAAGAAAATCGGATTTGTCGGAGTCGGCCGAATGGGCGCCAATATGGCGAGACGGCTCAAGGATCGCGGGCATGCGTTGACGGCGCTGCTGGACAGTCGCGAGGCGGCTACCCGCGAATTATCGGAAGAGATCGGCGTGGAGGTCGCGCCGGATTTGTCGGCGGTCACGGCTGCGGCGGACGTCATCTTCACTGTGGTGACGGACGACGAAGCGATGCGTGCCATTTTCACCGAGGACACTTTGCTGAAGGATGCGGAAGGGAAAGTCTTTATCAACTGTGCCACGGTCAGTCCGGAAGTGCACGAGGAAATCGGAATGGCCTGCCGCAAGGTGGGCGCCCACGCTCTGGAGGCTTGCATGGCCTCGAGCATCCCCCAGGCACGGGACGGCTCGCTCTATCTCATGGTCGGGGGTGAAGAGGATATTTTCAAAAAGGTCGAACCGTTGCTGCAGGATCTATCCGCCTCTTTGCGCTACATCGGAGCCACCGGCAAGGCCGCCCAAGTCAAAGCACTGGTCAACATGGTGATGAACATCAACACGGCCGCGCTGGCGGAAGGGCTTGGCCTCGGTCAGGCGCTGGGCCTTGATTTGGAGATGCTTTGTGAGGTTTTTTCTCAGACTGGAGCGAATTCCCGCGTGCTGGAGACCGATGCCGACGACATGCGCGAGCGAGACCACGAGTGCTATTTCTCTTCCGCCCATGCGGCCAAGGACAGCGGCATCGCCAATGATCTGGCCGATTCGGTCGGTGTGAATGTACCCTTGTCGGAAGCAACGGAATCACAATACCGCCGGCTTATTCAACTCGGTCGCGGAGAACTGGATAAATCCGCAGTCGCCGAACTTACATTCCCCGGGAGGCTTTAATCATGTTGAAAGAGCAGACTTTTACCAACCGCCACGGTGAACGCCTCGATGTCAGTTTTCATCCCGGTGACCGGACCG encodes the following:
- a CDS encoding NAD(P)-dependent oxidoreductase encodes the protein MDKKIGFVGVGRMGANMARRLKDRGHALTALLDSREAATRELSEEIGVEVAPDLSAVTAAADVIFTVVTDDEAMRAIFTEDTLLKDAEGKVFINCATVSPEVHEEIGMACRKVGAHALEACMASSIPQARDGSLYLMVGGEEDIFKKVEPLLQDLSASLRYIGATGKAAQVKALVNMVMNINTAALAEGLGLGQALGLDLEMLCEVFSQTGANSRVLETDADDMRERDHECYFSSAHAAKDSGIANDLADSVGVNVPLSEATESQYRRLIQLGRGELDKSAVAELTFPGRL